A stretch of Colletotrichum lupini chromosome 2, complete sequence DNA encodes these proteins:
- a CDS encoding CAF1 family ribonuclease — translation MDSLVVVNHPSSSTVGQPEQAFGPHPHILSKSEITRRSPQRFSSARTQNDDQHHSASITRRDDLSPLEIIALLVHSKRANPTISGEEQRCFCTANHLVPHSHLQTQMQGRGPSTTPQNPTRPCPTTRFPGGPNTISPYHQQFPSHAQGHGPNHGPPLGANPSYINNAAQMNAFSSNGNVLGGTPGLNGGFPLGADTGLGSHAARMGFAHAASLQQQQQHGQQQHNFGLDHGAAPARTTQNKGRIREVWKHNLHEEMAVLRELVDKYPYIAMDTEFPGVVSRPMGSFRGKSDYHYQCLRTNVDMLKVIQIGLTLFNEDGETPPARPNSQQDIELSAAQRRAASQGPFPYAWQFNFKFSVKDDMYNEKSIESLSSAGIDFASLERDGIDPHEFASLLIPSGLVCFDNVKWISFHGGYDFGYLTKLLTCNDLPNDESDFDQVMKLYFPSAYDVKHLMKHAIRLHNSGLLTPSDPSSADILQKFEHKSGLENIADSLKIKRVGNAHQAGSDSLLTGKVFFQMRDKIFNGEIPEEHVGKVWGLGIPELLVLERLPFGNNGGNQDSAQNQGPNGQHNGGPSTPNTGSVGLASTPAAQAHNTNGISMGPMTPGGGGGVFGNFAFGGAR, via the exons ATGGACTCTTTGGTGGTGGTCA ACCACCCCTCGTCCTCCACGGTCGGTCAACCAGAGCAAGCCTTCGGGCCTCATCCACACATTCTGTCCAAATCCGAGATAACCAGACGTTCTCCCCAGCGCTTTAGCTCCGCACGAACCCAGAACGACGATCAGCATCACTCAGCAAGCATCACTCGACGCGACGACTTATCCCCTCTCGAAATTATCGCCCTTCTCGTACATTCAAAACGAGCCAATCCGACCATCAGCGGGGAAGAACAAAGGTGCTTCTGTACTGCCAACCACCTCGTCCCTCACTCGCATCTCCAGACGCAAATGCAGGGCCGTGGACCGTCCACAACCCCTCAGAACCCAACGCGACCTTGCCCGACGACACG GTTCCCTGGCGGGCCCAATACCATATCGCCATACCACCAACAGTTCCCCTCCCACGCCCAAGGCCACGGCCCGAATCATGGACCCCCTCTAGGAGCAAACCCTTCCTACATCAACAACGCCGCTCAGATGAACGCCTTCTCTTCGAACGGAAACGTCCTCGGCGGTACTCCCGGTCTGAACGGTGGCTTCCCCCTCGGCGCCGACACCGGTCTCGGAAGCCATGCTGCGCGGATGGGTTTTGCGCACGCGGCCAGCttgcagcaacagcagcagcacggGCAGCAGCAACATAATTTTGGGCTCGATCATGGCGCGGCGCCGGCGCGGACGACGCAGAACAAGGGTAGAATAAGGGAGGTGTGGAAACACAACCTTCACGAGGAGATGGCGGTACTACGGGAGCTCGTCGACAAGTACCCGTACATTGCTATG GACACGGAATTCCCAGGCGTCGTGTCACGGCCAATGGGCTCTTTCAGAGGAAAGAGTGACTACCACTACCAATGTCTGCGCACCAACGTCGACATGCTCAAGGTCATCCAGATCGGACTGACGCTTTTCAACGAGGATGGCGAGACGCCGCCAGCAAGACCAAACTCGCAGCAAGACATTGAGCTGAGTGCTGCTCAACGGAGAGCAGCATCGCAAGGGCCGTTCCCGTATGCATGGCAGTTCAACTTCAAGTTCTCCGTTAAGGACGACATGTACAACGAGAAGTCGATCGAATCATTATCGAGTGCCGGAATTGACTTTGCGTCTCTCGAGAGAGACGGCATCGACCCTCACGAATTCGCCTCCCTTCTCATCCCATCCGGTCTGGTATGCTTCGACAACGTGAAGTGGATCTCCTTCCACGGAGGCTACGACTTTGGCTACCTTACCAAGCTGCTGACATGCAACGACCTCCCCAACGACGAATCGGATTTTGATCAAGTCATGAAGCTGTATTTCCCGTCGGCCTACGACGTCAAGCACCTGATGAAGCACGCCATTCGACTTCACAACTCTGGGCTCCTTACCCCCAGCGATCCTAGCAGCGCCGATATCCTCCAGAAGTTTGAGCACAAGTCTGGCCTCGAGAATATCGCCGACTCCCTCAAGATCAAGCGCGTGGGCAATGCGCACCAGGCCGGCTCGGACTCTCTGCTTACGGGCAAGGTCTTTTTCCAGATGCGCGACAAGATCTTTAATGGGGAGATTCCAGAAGAGCACGTGGGCAAGGTCTGGGGCTTGGGTATTCCGGAGCTCCTGGTGTTGGAGAGATTGCCGTTCGGTAACAACGGTGGCAACCAAGATTCGGCGCAAAATCAGGGCCCCAATGGTCAGCACAATGGAGGACCGAGTACGCCCAATACCGGTAGTGTCGGTCTCGCGAGCACGCCTGCCGCGCAAGCACACAACACCAATGGCATCTCCATGGGACCAATGACCCCAGGCGGGGGAGGCGGGGTCTTTGGCAACTTTGCCTTTGGGGGCGCCAGATAA
- a CDS encoding NADH-ubiquinone oxidoreductase B12 subunit family protein, whose translation MQPTRLAMAATRGQKPNITGFDMRAFKEAAGQPRYDPWERAESWRYKGPFTRFNRFKGSFPGLGIATVAFAGYCAYEYFFLTDDHHHGDAHGKDHH comes from the exons ATGCAGCCAACGAG GTTAGCGATGGCGGCCACCCGCGGCCAGAAGCCCAACATCACCGGCTTCGACATGAGAGCCTTCAAGGAGGCGGCCGGCCAGCCCAGATACGACCCTTGGGAGAGAGC AGAGTCCTGGAGATACAAGGGCCCCTTCACGCGATTCAACCGGTTCAAGGGATCCTTCCCCGGCCTCGGCATCGCGACCGTCGCCTTTGCGGGCTACTGCGCCTACGAGTACTTCTTCTTGACCGACGACCACCACCACGGCGACGCCCACGGAAAGGACCACCACTAG
- a CDS encoding eIF-6 family protein: protein MAVRAQFENSNEIGCFATLTNSYALVAPGASENFYSVFEAELQGVIPICRASIAGVRIIGRLTAGNRKGLLVPNTTSDQELQHLRNSLPDEVRIQRIEERLSALGNVIVANDHIALIHPDLERETEEIIADVLGVEVFRQTIADNVLVGSYMSLTNQGGLVHPKTSIQDQDELSSLLQVPLVAGSVNRGSNVVGSGMVVNDWMAVTGLDTTATELSVIESVFRLGEGLGPDNVNTKLKDTMVESFY from the exons ATGGCGGTGCGCGCGCAATTCGAGAATTCCAACGA AATTGGTTGCTTTGCAACTCTCACCAACTCTTACGCCCTCGTCGCCCCGGGTGCCAGCGAGAACTTCTACAGTGTATTCGAGGCCGAGTTGCAGGGTGTCATCCCCATCTGCAGGGCAAGCATCGCCGGTGTCCGCATCATCGGCCGGTTAACAGCTGG CAACCGCAAGGGTCTTTTGGTCCCAAACACAACGTCCGATCAGGAGCTCCAACATCTCCGGAATAGCTTGCCAGATGAAGTCCGCATCCAAAGAATAGAGGAGCGTCTTTCCGCCCTCGGCAACGTCATTGTTGCCAACGACCACATCGCCCTCATCCACCCCGATCTGGAGCGCGAGACGGAGGAGATTATCGCCGACGTCCTCGGTGTCGAGGTGTTCCGCCAGACCATTGCCGACAACGTGCTCGTCGGCTCGTACATGTCGCTCACGAACCAGGGCGGCCTCGTGCACCCCAAGACGTCAATTCAAGACCAGGACGAGCTGTCGAGTTTGCTGCAGGTGCCCCTCGTGGCCGGCAGTGTCAACCGTGGTAGCAACGTTGTCGGTTCGGGTATGGTTGTCAACGACTGGATGGCCGTGACCGGTTTGGACACCACGGCGACGGAACTCAGTGTTATCGAGAGTGTATTCAGGCTGGGCGAGGGCCTGGGCCCGGACAACGTCAACACGAAGCTCAAGGACACCATGGTCGAGTCTTTCTACTAA